From the genome of Bordetella sp. H567, one region includes:
- a CDS encoding DsbA family oxidoreductase, translated as MADIRDAVQSNEKLTVDDASSAARRVYHWYDLLCPFCYVGQQRDTIFEKHGFDVVSLPFLAHPDIPAGGRAVGERSGPMYERIEEEDRAAGLPLTWPDRLPNTRMALAAAEWTRRHAPRSFPALEKALFGAHFALGEDLGDRRVVEKHAAEAGVDIAAMRAALDNGAGFALVDEAEALGRKLGVRGTPAWWVAGRLIPGLFPREYFEQVAQAVSAGGPGAHPATMGR; from the coding sequence ATGGCCGATATCCGTGACGCAGTGCAGTCAAACGAGAAATTGACCGTGGACGATGCGTCGAGTGCGGCGCGGCGCGTGTATCACTGGTACGACTTGTTGTGCCCGTTCTGCTATGTCGGCCAGCAGCGCGACACCATCTTTGAAAAACACGGCTTCGACGTGGTGAGCCTGCCGTTCCTGGCGCATCCGGATATCCCGGCGGGTGGCCGCGCGGTGGGCGAACGCAGCGGACCGATGTACGAGCGTATAGAAGAGGAGGACCGCGCGGCTGGCTTGCCTCTGACATGGCCGGATCGCTTACCCAATACCCGCATGGCGCTGGCCGCCGCCGAATGGACGCGCCGCCACGCGCCGCGGTCTTTTCCCGCGCTCGAAAAGGCGCTCTTCGGCGCGCATTTCGCACTGGGAGAGGACCTCGGCGACAGGCGCGTGGTCGAGAAACACGCCGCTGAAGCGGGTGTCGATATTGCCGCAATGCGCGCTGCACTGGACAACGGCGCGGGTTTCGCACTGGTCGACGAAGCGGAAGCGCTCGGCAGGAAGCTGGGCGTCAGGGGCACCCCGGCGTGGTGGGTGGCGGGTCGCCTGATTCCGGGGCTTTTCCCGCGCGAGTACTTCGAGCAGGTGGCCCAGGCCGTGTCGGCCGGTGGCCCGGGAGCGCATCCTGCTACCATGGGCCGCTGA
- a CDS encoding LysR family transcriptional regulator yields the protein MKLIWLEDFLALLQAGTFSRAAAMRNITQPAFSRRIQMLEDWLGVQLIDRSSAGLRLTPLGERYTHEFRALLMQATELRNRIQAEYHGQRRVLVAAQHTLTITWLPGLLRVVQRHVPGLELGVDSQDRGESIARFASGQAQLLLCLEADTPLLESMPHSECLHLGHERLIAVSAATPAGAAVHRPHARRAVRLLGYPAQSFMGTILYRHCLPPLMARYQVRMVQESGFVAGIKEMALAGMGMAWLPERLIARELATGALVTLGPELPTVDVPVSLYRLSRGAGQGVVDEIWGLLQSHYQPPPISGEGG from the coding sequence ATGAAGCTCATCTGGCTGGAAGATTTCCTCGCCCTGCTGCAGGCAGGGACGTTCTCTCGCGCCGCCGCGATGCGCAATATCACGCAGCCGGCCTTTTCCCGGCGTATCCAGATGCTGGAAGACTGGCTGGGCGTCCAGCTCATCGACAGGAGCAGCGCGGGATTGCGGCTGACCCCGCTGGGCGAGCGATACACGCACGAATTCCGCGCGCTCTTGATGCAGGCCACCGAGCTGCGCAACCGCATCCAGGCGGAGTACCACGGGCAGCGTCGCGTCCTGGTTGCAGCGCAACACACCCTGACGATTACCTGGCTTCCGGGCCTGCTGCGCGTGGTGCAGCGCCACGTGCCGGGCTTGGAGCTGGGCGTCGATTCCCAGGACCGCGGCGAGAGCATCGCCCGTTTCGCGTCCGGGCAGGCCCAGCTGCTGCTATGCCTGGAAGCCGATACGCCGCTGCTGGAATCGATGCCGCACAGCGAGTGCCTGCACCTCGGCCACGAACGGCTGATCGCCGTCAGTGCCGCCACGCCCGCCGGCGCGGCCGTGCACCGGCCGCATGCGCGCCGCGCCGTCCGGCTGCTGGGCTATCCGGCCCAGAGCTTCATGGGCACCATCCTTTACCGGCATTGCCTGCCCCCCCTGATGGCGCGGTACCAGGTTCGCATGGTGCAGGAATCCGGCTTCGTTGCCGGCATCAAGGAGATGGCCCTGGCCGGCATGGGCATGGCGTGGCTGCCGGAACGGTTGATCGCGCGTGAGCTGGCGACTGGGGCACTGGTCACGCTAGGTCCGGAACTGCCGACCGTGGATGTTCCGGTATCCTTGTATCGGCTGTCCCGGGGTGCGGGGCAGGGCGTCGTGGACGAAATATGGGGCCTGTTGCAGTCCCATTATCAGCCGCCGCCCATAAGCGGCGAGGGCGGCTGA
- a CDS encoding D-cysteine desulfhydrase: protein MMHLAAYPRVRLGHFPTPLEPLPNLSRHLGGPNLYIKRDDCTGLATGGNKTRKLEFLVAEALAQGADTLITQGAVQSNHARQTVAAAARFGLQCKILLESRVTDGGEDYEESGNVMLDRLMGGEIVARLPAGTNMQKAMEDLAAQLRERGSKPYVIPGGGSNPVGALGYVACAQELLTQSFEMGLRLDCVVHATGSAGTQAGLVTGLAASNSGIPVMGISVRAAQQQQEENVWKLVQATRDYMGLPTDSVRREAVAVDAGHVGGGYGVPTPGMIEAVRLAAELEGILLDPVYSGKGMAGLIAQIRAGKFSDDQNVVFVHTGGSAALFAYRSTFDAAGSARANA from the coding sequence ATGATGCATCTTGCCGCCTACCCGCGCGTTCGCCTGGGACACTTCCCGACCCCGCTGGAACCCTTGCCCAATCTGTCACGCCATCTGGGCGGACCGAACCTCTACATCAAGCGCGACGACTGCACCGGGCTGGCCACGGGCGGCAACAAAACGCGCAAGCTGGAGTTCCTGGTGGCCGAGGCCCTGGCCCAGGGCGCCGACACGCTGATCACGCAGGGCGCGGTGCAATCCAATCATGCTCGCCAGACCGTCGCCGCGGCGGCCCGCTTCGGCCTGCAATGCAAGATCCTGCTGGAATCGCGCGTGACCGACGGCGGCGAGGACTACGAGGAATCCGGCAACGTGATGCTGGACCGCCTGATGGGCGGCGAAATCGTCGCGCGCCTGCCGGCCGGCACCAATATGCAGAAGGCCATGGAAGACCTGGCCGCGCAGCTGCGCGAGCGCGGCAGCAAGCCCTATGTCATCCCCGGCGGCGGATCCAATCCCGTCGGCGCCCTCGGTTACGTGGCCTGCGCCCAGGAGCTGCTGACCCAGTCCTTCGAAATGGGCCTGCGTCTGGATTGCGTCGTGCACGCCACGGGTAGCGCCGGCACCCAGGCCGGCCTGGTGACGGGGCTGGCGGCCAGCAACAGCGGCATTCCCGTCATGGGCATCAGCGTGCGGGCGGCGCAGCAACAGCAGGAAGAAAACGTGTGGAAGCTGGTCCAGGCCACGCGCGACTATATGGGTCTGCCGACGGACTCGGTACGCCGTGAGGCGGTGGCAGTGGACGCCGGCCACGTGGGCGGCGGCTACGGCGTGCCGACCCCCGGCATGATAGAGGCGGTGCGCCTGGCCGCGGAACTGGAAGGCATCCTGCTGGACCCGGTGTATTCCGGCAAGGGCATGGCTGGCTTGATCGCGCAGATCCGCGCCGGCAAGTTCAGCGACGACCAGAACGTCGTCTTCGTGCACACGGGTGGATCGGCCGCGCTGTTCGCGTACCGCTCCACGTTCGACGCGGCCGGCAGCGCACGCGCGAACGCCTGA
- a CDS encoding ABC transporter substrate-binding protein has protein sequence MTEKANAVQPPSRARRTLLKAGAATVGVALGAPLARAQDRGKVIVRSLGGAYDAAMKKALHMPFTEATGIAVVLQTASAGQVRAMVQSGRGGLDVVDIGLPSMVAFDADGILQPLAYDRMTYTRPQDIYDAVRKPNYVGTLYFATVLVYNTQVYTKEHHPTTWAQFWDLKGWPGPRTMASQSAGSVPLEFAMLAAGKPMDKIYPIDLNEAYASLSKVKPGVVKWWETGAISAQLLERKEAVLGAVWNGRAQDLIDKGAPLAIEWNQARREVQGLGVVKGAPNAANAQKYIDFALQPKVQAELTRYIAYGPTNRAALPLVKPEDAQKLPSVPEHYDHSFDMDYAWWQANLPEVGKRWQAWVLQG, from the coding sequence ATGACTGAAAAAGCGAATGCCGTGCAACCGCCTTCGCGCGCACGTCGGACATTGCTGAAGGCCGGTGCGGCCACGGTCGGCGTGGCCTTGGGCGCGCCGCTGGCGCGCGCGCAGGATCGCGGCAAGGTGATCGTGCGCAGCCTGGGCGGCGCCTACGATGCGGCCATGAAGAAGGCCTTGCATATGCCTTTCACCGAGGCCACGGGTATCGCCGTCGTGCTCCAGACGGCCAGCGCCGGCCAGGTGCGCGCCATGGTGCAATCCGGCCGTGGCGGCCTGGACGTGGTGGACATCGGCCTGCCGAGCATGGTGGCCTTCGATGCCGACGGCATCCTGCAGCCGCTGGCTTATGACCGCATGACCTACACCCGGCCACAGGACATCTACGACGCGGTACGCAAGCCCAACTACGTCGGCACCCTGTATTTCGCCACGGTGCTGGTCTACAACACGCAGGTCTATACGAAGGAGCACCATCCCACCACCTGGGCGCAGTTCTGGGATCTGAAGGGGTGGCCGGGCCCGCGCACCATGGCCAGCCAATCGGCGGGCTCGGTGCCGCTGGAGTTCGCGATGCTGGCAGCCGGCAAACCCATGGACAAGATCTATCCGATCGACCTCAACGAAGCGTACGCCTCGTTGTCCAAGGTCAAGCCCGGCGTGGTCAAGTGGTGGGAGACGGGCGCGATTTCCGCTCAATTGCTGGAACGCAAGGAAGCCGTGCTCGGCGCGGTATGGAACGGGCGCGCCCAGGACCTGATCGACAAGGGCGCGCCATTGGCCATCGAATGGAACCAGGCACGCCGCGAAGTACAGGGCCTGGGGGTGGTCAAGGGTGCGCCCAACGCGGCGAACGCGCAGAAATACATCGACTTCGCGCTGCAGCCCAAGGTGCAGGCGGAGCTGACCCGTTACATCGCCTACGGCCCGACGAACCGCGCCGCGCTGCCGCTGGTCAAGCCCGAGGACGCGCAGAAGCTGCCTAGCGTGCCGGAACACTACGACCATTCCTTCGACATGGATTACGCGTGGTGGCAGGCCAACCTTCCCGAAGTCGGGAAGCGTTGGCAGGCCTGGGTCTTGCAGGGCTGA
- a CDS encoding ABC transporter ATP-binding protein, whose product MMQNTQLPPSTTSAAQTDARTRIGAGLSLRAVHKQYGASTVVHGVDMEIQPGEFVTLLGASGSGKTTTLMMIAGFTDPTSGEILIDGKSVNGIAPARRNLGVVFQNYSLFPHLTVRQNIAFPLEMRGLARAERERLVRQALDMVHLPDKAGSYPRQLSGGQQQRVALARALVFGPPVLLMDEPLGALDKKLREHMQLEIKRIQNELGATVVYVTHDQEEALTMSDRIAVMQDGRIVQIGRPADLYDRPATRWVANFVGQSNFIETRVLGASPDGVVSIRLPDGGTASVRGASSLQTGAAATLVLRPEKLRVGPAGQADGLENRLSGTVAEVIYLGHATRRTVRMADGATLQVQEANRSGSTPFEPGQQVQVQWAREDGWLLAGKARPA is encoded by the coding sequence ATGATGCAGAACACTCAATTGCCGCCCTCGACCACGAGCGCGGCGCAAACGGACGCGCGGACGCGCATCGGCGCGGGCCTGTCGCTGCGCGCCGTCCACAAGCAATACGGTGCATCCACGGTCGTGCACGGCGTGGACATGGAAATCCAGCCAGGCGAGTTCGTGACGCTGCTGGGCGCCAGCGGTTCCGGCAAGACCACCACGCTGATGATGATCGCCGGATTCACCGACCCCACGTCGGGCGAAATCCTGATCGACGGCAAATCGGTGAACGGCATCGCCCCGGCGCGCCGCAACCTGGGCGTAGTCTTCCAGAACTACTCGCTGTTTCCGCACCTGACCGTGCGTCAGAACATTGCCTTTCCGCTGGAAATGCGCGGATTGGCGCGCGCCGAGCGCGAGCGCCTGGTGCGCCAGGCGCTGGACATGGTGCATTTGCCGGACAAGGCCGGCAGCTATCCGCGCCAATTGTCCGGCGGACAGCAACAGCGCGTGGCGCTGGCGCGCGCGCTGGTTTTCGGACCGCCGGTCCTGCTGATGGACGAACCGCTGGGCGCCCTGGATAAGAAGCTGCGCGAGCACATGCAGCTGGAGATCAAGCGCATCCAGAACGAATTGGGCGCGACGGTGGTCTACGTGACGCACGACCAGGAAGAAGCGCTGACCATGTCGGACCGCATCGCCGTGATGCAGGACGGACGTATCGTGCAGATCGGCCGCCCCGCGGATTTGTACGACCGTCCCGCGACGCGGTGGGTGGCGAACTTCGTCGGCCAGTCCAATTTCATTGAAACGCGCGTGCTGGGGGCAAGCCCGGACGGTGTCGTCAGCATTCGCCTGCCCGACGGCGGCACGGCGTCTGTGCGCGGCGCGTCATCCCTGCAAACCGGCGCCGCCGCCACCCTGGTGCTGCGGCCGGAGAAACTGCGCGTGGGACCGGCCGGCCAGGCCGATGGCCTGGAGAACCGCCTGTCCGGCACCGTGGCCGAGGTCATATACCTGGGCCACGCCACCCGCCGTACCGTGCGCATGGCGGACGGCGCGACATTGCAGGTCCAGGAGGCCAATCGCAGCGGCTCCACGCCGTTCGAGCCCGGACAGCAAGTCCAGGTGCAATGGGCGCGCGAGGACGGCTGGCTGCTGGCCGGCAAGGCGAGGCCGGCATGA